The genomic segment acacgcacaaatacccctcacacactcacacaaatacccctcacacactcacacaaatacccctcacacacgcacaaatacccctcacacacgcacaaatacccctcacacactcacacaaatacccctcacacactcacacaaatacccctcacacacgcacaaatacccctcacacactcacacaaatacccctcacacactcacacaaatacccctcacacactcacacaaatacccctcacacacgcacaaatacccctcacacacgcacaaatacccctcacacactcacacaaatacccctcacacactcacacaaatacccctcacacacgcacaaatacccctcacacactcacacaaatacccctcacacactcacacaaatacccctcacacactcacacaaatacccctcacactcacacaaatacccctcacacactcacacaaatacccctcacacacgcacaaatacccctcacacactcacacaaatacccctcacacactcacacaaatacccctcacacactcacacaaatacccctcacacacgcacaaatacccctcacacacgcacaaatacccctcacacactcacacaaatacccctcacacactcacacaaatactcctcacacacgcacaaatacccctcacacactcacacaaatacccctcacacactcacacaaatacccctcacacactcacacaaatactcctcacacacgcacaaatacccctcacacactcacacaaatacccctcacacactcacacaaatacccctcacacacacgcacaaatacccctcacacacgcacaaatacccctcacacactcacacaaatacccctcacacactcacacaaatacccctcacacacacgcacaaatacccctcacacactcacacaaatacccctcacacactcacacaaatacccctcacacacgcacaaatacccctcacacacgcacaaatacccctcacacactcacacaaatacccctcacacactcacacaaatactCCTCACACACGCACTAAtacctcacacacacgcacaaatacccctcaaacacacgcacaaatacccctcaaacacacgcacaaataaccctcaaacacacgcacaaatacccctcgcacacacgcacaaatacccctcgcacacacgcacaaatacccctcgcgCACACGAACAAATACCCCTCGCAcactcgcacacacgcacaaatacccttcaaacacacgcacaaatacccctcacacacgcacaaatacccctcacacacacacacacacgcacaaatactcctcacacacacactaataccccacacacacacacaaatacccctcaaacacatgcacaaatacccctcacacatgCACAACTAAccctcaaacacacgcacaaatgcccctcaaacacacgcacaaatacccctcaaacaCGCACAAATAGCCCTCGCacaacacgcacaaatacccctcacacacacacacaactaaccctcacacacatgcacaaatacccctttctcaaaatattaacaaattcaaTAATACCATGGTAACAATGAAGTCAACTGTGATACTTTGAAGTACAATGTAAACCTCATGATTATAAGAATATGATAATCATTCAGTATTAAGATCTAACAGCATGACTGTACCGCCTTAGAAGTGTTTTACACAGATTTATTTCATGAACCCTGCCCCATTAACCTACTTTCCTTTTCAGCTTTCCTTTCCATAAAAGGCCACTACAGAGAGTGTGTAAAGTGTTTACTGTTTCATCTGATTTCTGTAATAACTGCTCGTATGATCCTCTGTGTCAGATGTTGGTGTAATGTTGATTTTAATCTCAGGTTTATCGGTGAGGAATCGTCTGCTGCTGGAGTGAAGTGTGAACTGACAGACCACCCTACGTGGATAATCGATCCCATCGACGGGACGTGTAACTTTGTGCACAGGTTCCTTCACCATCTCATTGTGTTCCAGTCATCATAGAAATATATTCCTGAGATCTCACACACAATGCTTTATTTTCAGTTTCCCCATGGTGGCAGTGAGCATCGGCTTCGCTGTAAGGAAAGAGGTAAACACTGAGAAACCTGTGCAGGGTTCTTTGACTGGTGTCATGTGTTGATGCTCAATCACTTCTGCCCCTCAGCTGGAGCTCGGCGTCATCTATCACTGTTTCGATGGGACTCTGTATACGGCCAGGAGGGGACACGGAGCCTTTTGCAACGGTGTGCGCCTACAGGTGTCGAAAGAAAAAGGTCAGcgtgttttaaattatttttttgcaaataacagtaatcattgttttcatttataatggcataatcaaactatttaagttacaaattaataattaccAGAAGGATAACAATAATATGTATCAAAAAAGTATCAAACCCTTAAACATTTGATTGGTGGtagtgtatttaaataatatctttATAGATTTAATCAGTTTATTCACCTGTGttatctttaatatttaaagtccACACgacacaaattaaaacaaatgtcaGACTCTCATGTGACGTTATTTTCTCAGACGTGTCGAAGGCCCTCATTCTCACAGAGATCGGCGCCAAGAGAGACCCTGCAACCCTGGATATCTTTTTAGGAAATATGAAGAAGATGTTGAGCGCCCCTACACACGGGTACGTCTGAAAACCCCTCGTCTGATCCACTTATGTGCAGCGTAGATGTGTCAGCTGTAATGTTAGGAGCTAGCAATGTGGCTCGTATCCTCAGTGTGTTACTGCACCTAAAGGTCAGGATTTCACCTTTGACCCGCAGTGTGAGGATCATCGGCAGCTCGACGCTAGCGCTCAGTCACATCGCTAGCGGCGCGGCCGAGGCCTATTACCAGTACGGTCTGCACTGCTGGGACATCGCAGCGGCCGCGGTCATCATCAGAGAGGCCGGCGGACACGTCATGGACACCACAGGTCAGTCACACCTGTGTCCTGTGTGTGAGGAGGCAGAAAATACACCCTGTTTAATCCATACTGTAGGATATTAAACCTGACTGATTGATTTGGGATTATTATTTCATTACCAATGTTGATCTTGAAGATGTTGGGCTTAGTGGAACTCACCAAACATGAGGGGAATGTAAACATTTACACTGTGTTTCTTACAGAGTTTAGTATTTGTATATAAAgtcataaaattatgtttataccGTAAGATGTTAATATAGCTCAGTGTTAGCATAAAGTTCTTTATACATATGAATAGTGCTATAATAAAAGTTGCACCTGCAAAACATTGAAAAAGAGTTCGTTTTATAGATATTTAATCAAGTTATACgtggtttttacattttatttattatattttaggttTGGTAAATCCACTGTGCATTAATCCTTTACATATTACATCAGtaaattatcataatttaataTGTTTCTAAATCTgatctaaataataaatgaatgggtaaataaatacctaaaattgacatataataaaataagatactAATATAAAgtatatcaataaaaaaagaaaaaaaattttaataaacaaataagtcaataaaataccaaaaaaaaaaaaaaatctaaatccccaaaataaatgaaataaaaaaataaataataaaaataattattttattaaaaattttattacaaa from the Carassius auratus strain Wakin chromosome 49, ASM336829v1, whole genome shotgun sequence genome contains:
- the impa2 gene encoding inositol monophosphatase 2, producing MEDWSDCLDVAVQIALRAGQVVQSAVKQEKQVSSKSTPTDLVTEADHQVEELIISTLREKYPSHRFIGEESSAAGVKCELTDHPTWIIDPIDGTCNFVHSFPMVAVSIGFAVRKELELGVIYHCFDGTLYTARRGHGAFCNGVRLQVSKEKDVSKALILTEIGAKRDPATLDIFLGNMKKMLSAPTHGVRIIGSSTLALSHIASGAAEAYYQYGLHCWDIAAAAVIIREAGGHVMDTTGGPLDLMSRRVVAAGTRQIADYVVKQLQPINYGRDDTDP